From Paenibacillus sp. V4I7, one genomic window encodes:
- a CDS encoding helix-turn-helix domain-containing protein — protein sequence MSTLENEKVAPLSNYVPKVPKEIECSVERTLEVIGGKWAFLVLRELFCGTKRFGELQRQITGVSPKSLTDILRHLEEHGVLERMAYPTVPVTVEYTLTPKGQDLHQIIKEMKLWSAKWT from the coding sequence ATGTCAACCCTAGAGAATGAAAAAGTCGCTCCACTCAGCAACTATGTTCCTAAAGTACCCAAAGAAATCGAATGCTCGGTTGAGAGAACACTTGAAGTTATTGGTGGAAAATGGGCTTTTCTCGTGCTTCGCGAATTATTTTGCGGAACGAAACGTTTCGGCGAGCTGCAGCGCCAGATAACTGGAGTCAGCCCTAAATCATTAACGGATATCCTTCGTCACCTTGAGGAACATGGGGTTTTGGAACGAATGGCTTACCCTACGGTTCCTGTTACGGTCGAGTATACTTTGACACCCAAAGGCCAGGATTTGCATCAAATAATAAAAGAAATGAAGTTATGGTCAGCAAAGTGGACATAA
- a CDS encoding TIGR01777 family oxidoreductase, with the protein MKVAVTGGSGFIGKRLISHLQQQGHEVINISRSPRAVIEHVRTVTWDQLKTDSSAFAGLDAIVNLAGESINQRWTAAAKERIVGSRLKAAVQVAQLVERMDVKPKVVVNASGMSVYGTSETETFDERSPHRPVDFLSKVVEQWEAAADQIQGTRIVKVRVGLVLDGKEGAFPKMALPYKLGVGGPIGSGKQWLSWIHIDDMVRLIDFCIQNEAILGPVNATAPNPVTNKEFGRALAKAMRRPNLFPLPAFILKIMFGELSTLLLEGQKVLPRVLLEHGFTFKYSFVDKALADMV; encoded by the coding sequence ATGAAAGTAGCAGTCACCGGCGGCAGCGGGTTTATAGGCAAACGATTGATTTCTCATTTGCAGCAGCAAGGTCATGAAGTCATCAATATTTCACGTTCACCCAGAGCTGTTATAGAGCATGTACGCACCGTCACTTGGGATCAACTAAAGACGGATTCGAGCGCATTCGCAGGACTGGATGCCATAGTAAATTTAGCTGGTGAGTCGATAAATCAGCGTTGGACAGCTGCAGCCAAAGAACGAATCGTTGGGTCTCGTCTAAAAGCGGCTGTGCAAGTGGCTCAGCTTGTAGAACGCATGGATGTGAAACCGAAAGTCGTCGTTAATGCTTCAGGAATGTCCGTTTACGGGACCTCAGAAACCGAAACCTTTGACGAACGAAGTCCGCATCGCCCTGTGGATTTCTTATCGAAGGTAGTCGAACAGTGGGAAGCCGCGGCTGATCAGATACAGGGAACACGAATCGTAAAAGTCCGCGTTGGCCTTGTTCTAGATGGCAAGGAAGGCGCATTCCCAAAAATGGCCTTGCCTTATAAGCTTGGTGTTGGCGGTCCCATAGGCAGCGGCAAGCAATGGCTCTCCTGGATTCACATCGATGATATGGTGAGGCTTATCGATTTTTGCATTCAGAATGAAGCGATTCTAGGTCCTGTTAATGCGACAGCGCCGAATCCGGTCACGAATAAGGAGTTTGGACGGGCCTTAGCGAAAGCAATGCGGAGACCTAATCTTTTCCCGCTTCCCGCTTTTATTTTAAAAATAATGTTCGGTGAGTTATCTACGCTGCTTTTGGAAGGTCAGAAGGTGCTCCCTCGCGTATTATTAGAGCATGGCTTTACGTTTAAATATTCTTTCGTAGACAAAGCCCTCGCTGATATGGTTTAA
- the ytvI gene encoding sporulation integral membrane protein YtvI: MISFYKKYWRTAFDIALIVLTVYLFMLLFSYLYRIATPIFLALIIFMMIEPFARFLNRKGIRKSIASAISTLIFVLIILGALTGAAVIFTSQIMSLVDKVDEYQAVFNDQIVQRISDLNDRFQTLPPDVIVKAKDYAGQFAGNASKFIIAFLSGLVASLTSFSTFMFNFIVGIILAYFLSIEIDSWKRLAGEKTPKTFKSVFFFLKENVVKGIVSYIKAQAKLITLTFIVVFFALLMLGVNNAFSIALLSGLFDVLPLLGVSTLFIPWIIYLFIVGQTTLAIWLSALLLVVILVRQVMEPKITGESLGVSAFTTLAFMIVSLSLFGFAGVILSPVLIILIKALYTQGYLQRWIRKPEDEYVQGKLPYSGP; this comes from the coding sequence ATGATTTCTTTTTACAAGAAATATTGGAGAACAGCCTTTGACATTGCTCTCATTGTTCTAACCGTCTATTTATTCATGCTGTTATTTAGTTACCTGTATCGCATCGCTACCCCTATCTTCCTGGCTCTGATCATTTTCATGATGATCGAGCCTTTTGCTCGGTTTTTGAACCGCAAAGGGATACGCAAGTCAATCGCATCGGCGATTTCGACCTTAATTTTCGTCCTTATCATCCTTGGCGCACTAACCGGTGCCGCTGTCATTTTCACCAGCCAGATCATGAGTCTTGTCGATAAGGTGGATGAATATCAAGCGGTGTTCAACGATCAAATTGTGCAAAGAATTAGCGATTTGAATGACCGATTCCAAACGCTGCCACCTGACGTTATTGTGAAAGCCAAAGATTATGCTGGGCAATTCGCCGGCAACGCTTCCAAGTTTATCATTGCTTTCTTATCTGGATTGGTAGCCTCGCTGACATCCTTCTCAACCTTCATGTTCAACTTCATCGTTGGGATTATATTAGCCTACTTCCTTAGCATTGAAATTGATTCTTGGAAACGCCTTGCAGGTGAAAAAACACCAAAAACCTTCAAATCCGTCTTCTTTTTTCTTAAAGAAAATGTGGTGAAGGGTATCGTCTCCTACATAAAAGCGCAAGCCAAATTGATCACTTTGACGTTCATAGTTGTATTTTTCGCCTTGCTCATGCTCGGCGTTAACAATGCTTTCTCGATTGCGCTGTTGTCAGGCCTCTTCGATGTACTGCCATTGCTCGGCGTATCCACTTTGTTCATTCCATGGATCATCTACCTGTTTATTGTTGGCCAAACGACCCTAGCGATCTGGCTAAGTGCCTTACTCCTGGTCGTCATCCTCGTCAGACAAGTTATGGAGCCAAAGATTACTGGGGAATCACTTGGGGTATCGGCCTTTACGACCTTAGCCTTCATGATTGTATCCCTTTCCCTCTTTGGATTTGCAGGGGTCATCCTTTCACCTGTATTGATCATTCTGATCAAAGCTCTGTATACGCAAGGTTACCTACAACGCTGGATTCGGAAGCCTGAAGATGAGTATGTTCAAGGCAAATTACCTTATAGCGGACCTTAG
- a CDS encoding iron-sulfur cluster assembly accessory protein, with product MNVKISRNAAKVLHLELDKEENKGLLVRVQVTHSHGDHAHYGLGLDDKSENDVLVSTDKGIDVILDKNEPLLDGIRIDYFYTPEEGFMITNPSKGNHGDH from the coding sequence ATGAACGTCAAAATTTCTCGTAATGCTGCTAAAGTACTTCATTTGGAGCTTGATAAAGAAGAAAACAAAGGATTATTGGTTCGCGTTCAAGTGACTCATTCGCACGGTGACCATGCTCACTATGGTTTGGGTCTTGACGATAAATCAGAAAATGACGTCCTTGTAAGCACAGATAAAGGTATTGACGTTATTCTAGATAAAAATGAGCCTTTGCTGGATGGCATCCGTATTGATTACTTCTACACACCAGAAGAAGGCTTCATGATTACGAACCCAAGCAAGGGGAATCACGGAGATCACTAA
- a CDS encoding MFS transporter — MNRLRGFLNSYHPIVHTLILGTVMARAASSMSLPFLAIYLARHTSMSAVMIGIVIGMGSLAGTVGGFIGGTLSDRFGRRIIMLAALFGWAFVFLGFSMVKLPILFMLLNMLNGLCRSFYEPVSQALMADLTEPAKRLKVFSMRYMAINLGVAVGPLLGAFFATMNGALPFLITGIIYFIYAVTLYALLIAFGIKKIEGEKKSSVTFGSAVRVIRSDMTFRLYIFGGIIGAIGYSQVMVTLSQYLEQSFVDGVKMFAILMSVNAIVVIVMQIPLTRLAEKYTPVAAIVIGNLMFALGDVGFAFSHSLVWLIISMGIFTLGEILNYPAANMLIDKLAPEHMRGTYFGAQTLTNIGHFIGPWVGGFLLVSYGGDTLYVLMAVLTIAGSIFYWRGSIRQMMAKNTSKKEFF; from the coding sequence ATGAATCGATTGCGTGGTTTTCTAAATTCTTATCATCCCATTGTACATACGTTAATACTTGGAACCGTTATGGCTAGGGCCGCGTCCTCTATGAGTTTGCCGTTTCTCGCGATTTATTTAGCCAGACATACGTCGATGAGTGCGGTGATGATCGGAATTGTCATTGGGATGGGTTCTTTGGCTGGGACCGTAGGCGGTTTTATTGGGGGCACCTTATCGGACCGATTCGGAAGGCGCATTATCATGCTGGCGGCGCTTTTCGGCTGGGCGTTCGTGTTCTTAGGCTTCAGCATGGTTAAATTACCAATTCTGTTTATGCTGCTCAATATGCTGAACGGCTTGTGCCGATCCTTTTATGAGCCCGTGTCGCAGGCGTTGATGGCAGATCTCACAGAACCTGCGAAGCGACTTAAAGTATTTTCGATGCGGTATATGGCTATTAATCTTGGTGTTGCAGTCGGGCCACTTTTGGGTGCCTTTTTCGCTACGATGAACGGTGCGCTGCCTTTTCTCATCACAGGAATCATTTATTTTATTTATGCGGTCACTCTTTACGCACTGCTCATCGCTTTTGGCATCAAGAAAATCGAGGGTGAGAAGAAATCTTCGGTTACTTTCGGTTCTGCTGTGCGAGTGATTCGCAGTGATATGACTTTTCGCTTGTATATCTTTGGTGGCATTATTGGAGCTATCGGATACTCCCAGGTGATGGTGACACTTTCGCAATATTTGGAGCAGAGTTTTGTCGATGGCGTGAAAATGTTTGCGATCTTGATGAGTGTGAATGCGATTGTGGTCATTGTCATGCAGATTCCACTTACTCGGTTGGCCGAAAAGTACACGCCAGTCGCTGCAATTGTAATTGGCAACCTAATGTTTGCGTTAGGGGATGTCGGCTTTGCATTTTCCCACTCGCTGGTATGGCTAATTATTTCGATGGGTATTTTCACCCTTGGCGAGATTCTAAATTACCCCGCTGCTAATATGTTGATTGACAAATTAGCTCCCGAGCATATGCGTGGCACCTATTTTGGCGCTCAAACATTAACGAACATAGGCCACTTTATTGGACCCTGGGTAGGTGGGTTCTTGCTCGTTTCTTATGGTGGAGATACGTTATATGTTCTTATGGCTGTTCTTACAATTGCGGGATCCATTTTCTACTGGAGAGGCTCAATTCGTCAAATGATGGCGAAAAATACGTCGAAAAAAGAATTTTTTTGA
- a CDS encoding VOC family protein, whose product MELEQIHHVAIISSNYERSKHFYVDLLGLTVIHETYRAERDSYKLDLRIGKTEQQIELFSFPNPPLRVNQPEARGLRHLAFVVPNMEQSVKELESKGIAVEPVRIDPITGDQYTFFADPDGLPLELVEHAK is encoded by the coding sequence GTGGAGTTAGAACAAATTCATCATGTGGCGATCATCAGCTCCAATTATGAGCGATCGAAACACTTCTATGTCGACTTACTTGGATTAACAGTCATACACGAAACATATCGTGCAGAACGTGACTCCTATAAGTTGGATCTACGCATCGGGAAGACCGAGCAGCAGATCGAGTTGTTTTCATTTCCGAATCCTCCGCTGCGAGTTAACCAGCCTGAGGCAAGGGGTCTTAGGCATCTGGCTTTTGTCGTGCCGAATATGGAACAAAGCGTTAAGGAACTTGAGAGCAAGGGGATTGCGGTAGAACCGGTAAGGATTGATCCTATTACCGGTGACCAATATACTTTTTTTGCAGATCCGGATGGTCTGCCCTTGGAGTTGGTGGAACATGCGAAATGA
- the map gene encoding type I methionyl aminopeptidase — protein MITIKSKEQIEKMGRAGRILADCHKEIAKIIRPGITSWEIDQFVEGFLTKHGATPEQKGYHGYQYATCASVNDVICHGFPKKEPLNDGDIVTIDMVVRIDGWLADSAWSYAVGNISPVAEKLLKVTKESLYKGIEQAVPGNRIGDVSHAIQVYAESHGFSVVRDFIGHGIGSEMHEEPQVPHYGPAGKGPRIKEGMVFTIEPMLNVGKYHSKVDQDGWTARTYDGSLSAQYEHTIAITSQGPIILTEQ, from the coding sequence ATGATCACAATCAAATCAAAAGAACAAATTGAAAAGATGGGCAGAGCGGGTCGCATCCTGGCTGATTGCCATAAAGAAATTGCCAAGATAATTCGACCTGGTATAACCTCCTGGGAAATCGACCAATTCGTAGAGGGCTTTCTGACTAAGCACGGGGCCACTCCTGAGCAAAAAGGGTATCACGGTTATCAATATGCCACTTGTGCATCCGTCAACGACGTGATCTGTCACGGTTTTCCTAAGAAGGAGCCTCTGAATGACGGCGATATTGTAACCATCGACATGGTTGTACGTATAGATGGTTGGTTGGCAGACTCCGCGTGGTCTTATGCGGTGGGTAACATTTCTCCAGTTGCCGAGAAATTGCTGAAAGTAACGAAAGAATCTTTATACAAAGGAATTGAGCAAGCTGTTCCCGGCAATCGTATCGGTGATGTGTCGCATGCCATCCAAGTGTACGCTGAATCGCATGGTTTTTCCGTTGTAAGAGATTTTATTGGTCACGGGATTGGCTCCGAAATGCATGAAGAGCCGCAAGTGCCTCATTATGGACCAGCAGGCAAAGGGCCGCGGATTAAAGAAGGCATGGTCTTCACGATTGAACCGATGCTTAATGTAGGTAAATACCATTCCAAAGTAGATCAAGATGGATGGACAGCAAGGACTTATGACGGCAGTTTGTCCGCTCAATATGAACATACGATTGCCATTACGAGTCAAGGGCCGATTATTTTGACCGAACAATAA
- a CDS encoding exopolyphosphatase: MRDAFQKDLNMVDEMKFVHPKDMQDGLIEVSENDILANVPYVAACGLWFDHHSSELERMGEKIEFKGETRIAPSAARVVYDYYGGPETFGDIDDIMRGVDKADSAQFSKEDILNPSGWDLLSFIMDARTGLGRYRDYRISNYQLMEDLVEHCATMSVHEIMELPDVKERVSRYFELDALYRDMLQTYTRTEGNVIITDLRDVETIYPGNRFMVYALYPEQNISIWVVDGRNKQNCVFACGHSIVNRSSKTNIGNLMLQNGGGGHHAAGTCQVDYVHAEEVLKKIVETMRTDG, from the coding sequence ATGCGCGATGCTTTTCAAAAAGATTTAAACATGGTGGATGAAATGAAATTCGTCCATCCCAAAGATATGCAGGACGGTTTGATAGAGGTTTCGGAAAACGATATTTTGGCCAATGTCCCTTATGTAGCGGCTTGTGGCTTGTGGTTCGATCATCATTCCAGTGAACTTGAGCGGATGGGCGAAAAGATTGAATTCAAAGGGGAAACCCGTATCGCGCCAAGTGCGGCACGTGTTGTTTATGATTACTATGGAGGGCCTGAGACCTTCGGTGATATCGATGATATTATGCGTGGGGTAGATAAAGCGGATTCGGCGCAGTTCAGCAAAGAAGATATTTTGAACCCAAGCGGATGGGATTTATTATCTTTTATCATGGATGCTCGAACGGGTTTAGGCCGTTATCGCGATTATCGGATTAGTAATTATCAATTGATGGAAGATCTTGTGGAGCACTGTGCAACGATGTCCGTTCATGAGATTATGGAATTACCAGATGTGAAAGAGCGTGTTTCGCGATATTTTGAGTTAGATGCCTTATATCGTGATATGCTTCAAACCTATACGCGGACGGAAGGCAATGTTATTATTACCGACCTTCGTGATGTGGAAACCATCTATCCAGGGAACCGTTTCATGGTGTATGCCCTTTATCCGGAGCAAAATATCTCGATTTGGGTCGTCGATGGCCGAAATAAACAAAACTGCGTCTTTGCTTGTGGTCACAGCATTGTGAATCGCTCGTCCAAAACGAATATTGGCAATTTGATGCTCCAAAATGGTGGAGGCGGTCATCATGCAGCTGGTACTTGCCAAGTTGACTATGTGCACGCTGAGGAAGTTTTGAAGAAAATTGTTGAAACGATGAGAACAGACGGATAA
- a CDS encoding DUF1450 domain-containing protein codes for MRNDIRICDKCKHMKVKTALSKISVIAPDAEVKVACKSYCGPCSRFAFIFINGRYVTAPTEDEAIEKAKKYVK; via the coding sequence ATGCGCAATGATATTCGCATTTGTGATAAATGCAAACACATGAAAGTGAAGACTGCCCTTTCTAAGATAAGTGTCATTGCACCCGATGCTGAAGTCAAAGTTGCCTGCAAATCATATTGCGGTCCTTGTTCCCGATTTGCATTTATTTTTATTAATGGACGCTATGTGACAGCACCAACAGAAGACGAAGCGATTGAAAAGGCAAAAAAGTATGTAAAATGA
- a CDS encoding glutathione peroxidase, which translates to MNVHQFTVRTIRGEEKSLADYQGQVLLIVNTATMCGFAPQFKGLQELHDTYKEQGFSVLGFPCNQFKDQEPGDDTQVEQACQINFGVTFPLFSKINVNGADAHPLYQYLKKQASGLLGSSIKWNFTKFLVDQQGNVIKRFSPTTSPSKIDSQIRKLLEKSAVHA; encoded by the coding sequence TTGAACGTTCATCAATTTACAGTTCGTACAATCCGCGGTGAAGAAAAGTCTCTTGCTGATTACCAAGGTCAAGTGCTGCTTATTGTGAATACCGCAACGATGTGCGGCTTTGCTCCTCAATTCAAAGGACTTCAAGAGCTCCATGACACATATAAGGAACAAGGTTTTAGCGTGTTAGGATTTCCGTGCAATCAATTTAAGGACCAGGAACCCGGCGACGATACTCAAGTCGAGCAAGCTTGCCAAATTAATTTCGGTGTTACCTTTCCGTTGTTCTCCAAAATCAATGTGAACGGCGCAGACGCCCATCCGCTTTACCAATACCTGAAAAAGCAGGCTTCAGGTCTTCTCGGTTCAAGCATTAAATGGAATTTCACAAAGTTTTTAGTTGATCAGCAAGGCAATGTGATTAAACGATTCTCCCCTACCACTTCACCAAGCAAAATAGACAGCCAAATTCGCAAGCTGTTGGAGAAATCAGCAGTTCATGCTTAA
- a CDS encoding esterase-like activity of phytase family protein, producing the protein MKRLLRRKRLLIVLAAICAVFTTTVVSAGQATLEAIAVKFQLTSGGKTLTLDKDPVVINGSTYVSLRTIGEALGKQIEWNEWNQSITLKDIPKVTGKFEWKNAPVLDKGIQEGGFSGLVHLAKDAADTFYTLADRGPNGEVGKDKLRTFPIDNYTPRIYKFKITNGNIEILETIKLSLPDGKLDKVSHSKYITGLPNLVGIDEVPYDEKGVTKLAYDPDGLDLEGIAYSPSDDTFWVSDEYRPSILQVKRDGTILGRYVPKGAKDKLVQAGAQTPIFDTLPEVYNTRISNRGFEGVTISPDGKFLYTSIQSPMANPDKKTGESSRNLRILKMDLATKQIVGEYVYVAEQAGMFVKVNQKDIVISDLSALSSDELLVDERDKNAGADAQLKRIYKSDFSKATNILGKDTSKNLESLSVQQLKDQGIQPVSKELIVDIAKLGYPYEKIEGLTVVDKNTIAIVNDNDFGISYDDKGVLTLTSAPTQLQLIQVSDDLSTK; encoded by the coding sequence ATGAAAAGATTACTCAGAAGAAAACGACTGCTAATTGTACTTGCGGCCATTTGTGCCGTTTTTACAACAACTGTCGTATCCGCAGGACAAGCTACCTTGGAGGCTATTGCTGTAAAGTTTCAACTAACTTCCGGCGGGAAAACGCTTACGCTTGATAAAGATCCCGTTGTCATTAACGGTAGCACATATGTTTCTCTTCGTACCATTGGTGAAGCGCTTGGTAAACAAATCGAATGGAATGAATGGAATCAATCCATCACGCTTAAAGATATTCCTAAAGTGACTGGTAAATTTGAGTGGAAAAATGCTCCTGTGCTTGATAAAGGTATTCAAGAAGGCGGGTTCTCAGGTCTGGTTCACTTAGCTAAAGATGCTGCAGATACGTTCTATACGTTGGCAGATCGTGGACCCAACGGTGAAGTAGGTAAAGATAAACTTCGCACATTCCCGATCGATAACTACACGCCACGTATTTATAAATTCAAAATTACGAACGGAAACATTGAAATCTTGGAGACGATCAAACTCTCGCTTCCGGATGGCAAATTAGATAAAGTAAGCCATAGCAAATACATAACAGGACTGCCGAACTTGGTTGGAATTGATGAAGTACCGTATGATGAGAAAGGTGTTACGAAGCTGGCTTATGATCCGGATGGTCTTGATCTGGAAGGTATCGCATATAGCCCATCTGACGATACATTTTGGGTTTCAGATGAGTATCGCCCATCCATTCTTCAAGTGAAACGTGATGGCACGATACTAGGACGCTACGTCCCTAAAGGCGCTAAAGACAAGCTCGTTCAAGCCGGTGCTCAAACGCCAATTTTTGATACACTGCCTGAGGTTTACAATACGCGTATTTCCAACCGTGGATTCGAAGGGGTGACGATTTCCCCAGACGGTAAATTCTTGTATACGTCCATTCAAAGTCCAATGGCAAATCCGGATAAGAAAACAGGGGAGTCATCCAGAAATCTGCGTATCCTCAAAATGGACCTAGCCACGAAACAAATTGTGGGTGAGTATGTTTATGTGGCTGAGCAAGCTGGCATGTTCGTTAAAGTGAATCAAAAAGATATCGTGATCAGTGATCTCTCCGCACTATCCAGTGATGAGCTGCTTGTGGATGAGCGTGATAAGAATGCGGGTGCTGACGCACAGCTGAAACGAATTTACAAATCCGATTTCTCTAAGGCTACGAATATTTTAGGAAAAGATACAAGCAAAAACTTGGAAAGCCTATCCGTTCAGCAGCTCAAAGACCAAGGTATTCAACCAGTTAGCAAGGAATTAATTGTCGATATTGCTAAACTAGGATACCCGTATGAGAAGATTGAAGGCTTGACGGTTGTTGACAAAAATACAATTGCGATTGTTAACGACAATGACTTCGGTATTAGCTATGACGATAAAGGCGTATTAACACTAACAAGCGCGCCAACACAATTACAACTTATTCAAGTTTCAGACGACTTATCCACGAAATAA
- a CDS encoding class I SAM-dependent RNA methyltransferase: MPQQIELIATCPMGLEAIVAREIRDLGYNEVTVENGRVRFLGDELAICRTNLWLRTADRILVLMGQFKAVTFDELFEGAKALAWPDWIPNDAEFPVEGRSHKSQLSSVPACQGIVKKAVVEKLKLRYGTEWFPENGARYVIEIALLNDIATLTIDTTGASLHKRGYRKLVTEAPLKETMAAAMILLSRWKVDRPLYDPFCGSGTIPIEAAMIGWNIAPGLRRSFPSEAWGNIPRKLWDKARDEAFDAVKDDVPLNIIGSDIDPSAIEVAEAAAKAAGLTKQFKLLVEPVAKARPRGDYGCLITNPPYGERLGEAQDVEVALRQLGALTAPMPSWSMFILSPSTQLEHYMNRRADKKRKLFNGRIECNLFQYLGPLPPRRQTDK; the protein is encoded by the coding sequence ATGCCACAACAAATTGAACTAATCGCAACTTGCCCAATGGGACTTGAGGCCATCGTTGCTCGCGAAATCCGTGATCTTGGCTACAACGAGGTGACTGTCGAGAATGGCCGTGTCCGATTTCTTGGCGATGAGCTGGCCATCTGCCGCACCAATCTTTGGCTCAGAACCGCCGATCGCATCTTGGTACTCATGGGCCAATTTAAGGCCGTGACTTTCGATGAGCTTTTCGAAGGCGCCAAAGCGCTTGCTTGGCCGGACTGGATTCCGAACGATGCCGAATTCCCTGTGGAAGGGCGTTCCCATAAGTCACAATTATCTAGCGTTCCCGCTTGCCAAGGAATTGTGAAAAAAGCCGTCGTGGAGAAGCTGAAGCTTCGCTACGGAACGGAGTGGTTCCCTGAGAACGGAGCACGCTACGTGATCGAAATCGCACTCCTGAACGATATCGCAACGCTAACGATCGACACTACCGGCGCCAGCTTACACAAGCGTGGCTACCGCAAGCTCGTGACCGAAGCGCCGCTCAAGGAAACCATGGCGGCTGCGATGATCCTCCTGAGCCGCTGGAAGGTCGACAGACCGCTCTACGACCCGTTCTGCGGGTCTGGAACGATTCCGATCGAGGCTGCTATGATCGGATGGAACATCGCGCCAGGACTGCGGCGCAGCTTCCCTAGCGAGGCGTGGGGCAATATCCCCCGCAAGCTGTGGGACAAGGCTCGCGACGAGGCCTTCGACGCGGTTAAAGATGATGTTCCGCTGAACATCATTGGCAGTGACATTGATCCCTCTGCCATCGAAGTCGCAGAGGCTGCCGCGAAAGCCGCCGGCTTGACGAAGCAGTTCAAGCTGCTCGTGGAACCAGTAGCTAAAGCCCGCCCACGCGGAGACTACGGCTGCTTGATCACCAACCCTCCTTATGGAGAGCGGCTTGGTGAAGCGCAAGATGTAGAGGTGGCGCTGCGCCAGCTCGGTGCACTCACCGCTCCCATGCCTTCATGGAGCATGTTCATCTTAAGCCCGAGCACACAGCTCGAGCACTATATGAACCGCCGCGCGGATAAGAAGCGCAAACTATTTAATGGTCGGATCGAATGTAACCTGTTCCAGTATCTTGGACCATTGCCACCGCGCAGACAAACGGACAAGTGA